CAACGGAAGGATCAATCCATTGAGTGCACCTGCCAAAACCAGAAGTTGTGCTGGCTGGCCAATCACCTCCATTACAAGAGTGGAGAGTACAATAAATCCGACTATAAACCATTTCTCGTGTTTTGCAACTGTTTTGCTCAGTGTTTTCAGAAAAGAAACGGAAGTATAGGCTGCACCCACAACAGCAGTAATTGACGCAGAAATCAGAACCAGTCCAAAGAAGCGATAACCAAGTTCCCCGGCGCCCTGCTTAAATGCATCTGCAGCAGGATTAGAAGGATCCAATGAAACCCCTTTTACTACTACGCCAAAAATTGCTAGGAACAGAAGAATACGAACAAGCGTTGCAACGCAGATTCCCATAACGGAACTCTGTTTTATCTGCCCAAGATGTTCTTGTTTGGTGATTCCGGCATCAATCAAACGATGCGCGCCGGAAAACGTAATATATCCGCCGACGGTGCCGCCCAGAAGGGTCAGAATCGCAGGGAATAATGTAGTATAACCAACAGAAGGAACAAAGGTTTCTTTTACGGCCGTTCCCACCGGAGGCTGGACAATAAAGATAACGATCAGGATAATAGCAATCATTATGCCGCCCAGGACTTTGGTAAGCATATCCATGGCTTTTCCAGCATTTTTAAACAGAAAAATTAGAACGCCGAGAGCACAGGTAATGATATAGCCCCATTTTAAATCAACACCCAAAAGGGCATTAAAGCCCAGTGCACCGCCCCCGACATTTCCAATATTAAAGACCAGCCCACCAAGAACAATTAGTGCGGCAATGACATAGCCCATGCCTGGCAGCACTTTATTGGCAACATCCTGTCCACGCAAACCGGAAACACACAAAACTCTCCAGACATTAAGTTGTACAATAACTGCAAGAATCATCGAAATCAAAATGACAAAGCCAAATCCACCATGATAATCATTGACAAATTTTGCTGTCTGCGTTAAAAATCCAGGTCCGCTTGAAGAAATTGCCATAATAAAAGCTGCACCTAAAAGCACTCCCAAATTTGATTTCTTTTTCTCCATCTGGGTCCCCCCTTTCTTATTCCTGAAAATTCAGCGAAGACCTTCGGCTAAATTACAGAGTTTGATTCCCTCTTTTTGCAGGCTTTTACGAATATTTTTCACGAATTCCACCGCTTCCGGTGTATCTCCATGAACACAAATCGACTGTGGACAAAGCTGCACAGTTTCCCCTGTAATCGCGATCACCTGATGCTCCTTGACCATTCCAATAATTCTCTTGATACACTCGTCTACATCATGAATCACTGCTCCCGGAGTTCCGCGTGGAACAAGGCTGCCATCCGCCTGATAAGCACGGTCTGCAAAGACTTCACTTGCTGCACGCAACCCAATATCAGAAGCTGCACGAATCATCTGACTGCCGGAAAGAGCCATCAGAATCAATTTAGGATCAACTTCATAAATTCCCTCGGCAATTCCACGCGCAAGGTTATAATCTTTTCCTGCCATATTATAAAGAGCGCCGTGTGGCTTTACATGCTGCAAATTGACTCCGCTTGCATCACAAAATGCGCGCAGTGCACCAAGTTGATATTTCACATAAGCTTTTGCCTCAGCAGGAGTAACTGTCATTTTGCGGCGTCCAAATCCCATTAAATCCGGAAAACCTGGATGTGCGCCTACCGCTACCTGATTTTTTTTGCACAATTTTACTGTTTCGTCCATTACGCAGGGGTCTCCCGCATGAAAACCACAACCAACGTTTGCGGAAGTAATAAATGGAATGATCTCTTGATCTCTCCCGATTTTGTAAGCGCCAAAGCTTTCCCCTAAATCACAATTCAAATCGATCCAACTCATATACAACACTCCTTTAAAAAATAAAGTATAATAGGGCCCAACACTTTTTATATTACCATAACAACTTATAAAAAATCAAATAATAACTGTCGATTCTTATGTAGAACTTACAATCTGTTTTTTAGCTAAAATTGATATTTCCTTGTCATTTACTTCTGATTTAGCAATTTGGTGCTTTCCTCAAGTATAAACAAGACAAAATTTATACCGAACAAAAAGGCTCTGGAATATTACTTTTCCAGAGCCTTTTTATAAAAATATTTCATCCTTCGTAAGTTCTCAGGATATCTTCTGCAATGTCTAAGACAGAAAGCCGCTGATCCATCGCCTGTTTTTCAATAAAGTGATGGGCCTCCTGTTCCGTCAAATGACGATACTGTACCAAAGCACATTTTGCTCTGCCAACTTCTCTCAGCTCACTGACTTTTTTCTGCAGACGACTGTTCTCTTTTTGCAAAATTGCAAGGCGCTTATTGGCAATCAAAGACAGACGCAAAGACTGATAAAAGATTGTTCTGTTAATTGGCTTCGAAACAACGATAACGCCTTCATCTTCCACACGAAGCGATACAGAATCTGCCAGCTCACTTTTAACGACCATCAAAACACCAGCAGAAGTCGTGTTACTCAAATCGATCGCCAATTCGTGCCCGAATTCATCTCTTAAAGGGGCATTGATTACAACTAAATCATATGGCATTTCCAAGAGGATTCTACGGGCTTCTCCGCCGGAAGCTGCAATTCCAATACGGTTAAATTCATGTGCATTCAAAAAATCCGAGAAATATTTTTGTCCTTTACTCGTACTGGACACAATCAATACGCTATCCACCCTTCATCCCCTTTTCCTTTGATTTTTTATTAAAAAATCTTTTTTACATGCGCAAAAAATAAGTTTCCATCTCGTATTTTCTAGTATCACCACAGGTTAGATATTTTTCCCATTCCTTACGTTTTTCTGTAAGATAACAGTTCAAAAGGGGACTCGGAACATAGCGATGAACAAATTCGCTCTTTTCTGCAAGATCCAATGCTTCTTCCAGACTTTCCGGAAGCATCTCTAAATGCTGCAATTCTTTCTGAGAGGCGGTAAAGAGGTTTCGATTCTCCGGCTCACAGAGAGGCAGCTTCTCTCGAATTCCTTCCATGCCGGCATAAAGGAGCAGCGCAAAGCTTAGATAAGGGCTGCAGCCCGGATCTGGACTTCTCAGTTCCATACGAGCATAAGAGCCCCAAGAAGCTGGAATTCGTACCAGCTGCGAACGATTCTGATGAGACCAGCTCACATATTTTGGCGCTTCAAAATTTCCAAACCTTGCATAAGAATTTGGAACCGGATTCAAAAAGCAGGTAATCTCGCGAATTCGGCGCAGAATGCCCGCCAAAAAGCTCTCTGCAATGGGGTTATGCTCACCAGGGTCGAGTTTAAAAAGGTTTTCTCCATCGCAGTAAAGA
This genomic window from Caproicibacterium sp. BJN0003 contains:
- a CDS encoding ANTAR domain-containing response regulator yields the protein MDSVLIVSSTSKGQKYFSDFLNAHEFNRIGIAASGGEARRILLEMPYDLVVINAPLRDEFGHELAIDLSNTTSAGVLMVVKSELADSVSLRVEDEGVIVVSKPINRTIFYQSLRLSLIANKRLAILQKENSRLQKKVSELREVGRAKCALVQYRHLTEQEAHHFIEKQAMDQRLSVLDIAEDILRTYEG
- a CDS encoding LamB/YcsF family protein, which gives rise to MSWIDLNCDLGESFGAYKIGRDQEIIPFITSANVGCGFHAGDPCVMDETVKLCKKNQVAVGAHPGFPDLMGFGRRKMTVTPAEAKAYVKYQLGALRAFCDASGVNLQHVKPHGALYNMAGKDYNLARGIAEGIYEVDPKLILMALSGSQMIRAASDIGLRAASEVFADRAYQADGSLVPRGTPGAVIHDVDECIKRIIGMVKEHQVIAITGETVQLCPQSICVHGDTPEAVEFVKNIRKSLQKEGIKLCNLAEGLR
- a CDS encoding NRAMP family divalent metal transporter, which codes for MEKKKSNLGVLLGAAFIMAISSSGPGFLTQTAKFVNDYHGGFGFVILISMILAVIVQLNVWRVLCVSGLRGQDVANKVLPGMGYVIAALIVLGGLVFNIGNVGGGALGFNALLGVDLKWGYIITCALGVLIFLFKNAGKAMDMLTKVLGGIMIAIILIVIFIVQPPVGTAVKETFVPSVGYTTLFPAILTLLGGTVGGYITFSGAHRLIDAGITKQEHLGQIKQSSVMGICVATLVRILLFLAIFGVVVKGVSLDPSNPAADAFKQGAGELGYRFFGLVLISASITAVVGAAYTSVSFLKTLSKTVAKHEKWFIVGFIVLSTLVMEVIGQPAQLLVLAGALNGLILPLTLGICLVASQKPEIMGESYHHPKVLLVLGIVVVILSAYLGITSLGKLFA